The following are encoded together in the Cynocephalus volans isolate mCynVol1 chromosome 4, mCynVol1.pri, whole genome shotgun sequence genome:
- the LOC134376317 gene encoding olfactory receptor 52D1-like yields MSLSNNTNLHPRTFLLLGIPGMEAIHTWISVPFCLVYLSALLGNFSILFVIKTDSNLHEPMYLFLCMLSVADLIISTTAMPKILSIFWFHDRKIYFEACLVQVFLIHSLCSMASGFILAMAFDRYVAICNPLRHSTLLTHRVIKNLGLAIVIRGTLLFSPQPFMLRWLPYCRTNIIPHTYCEFMALIKLACAETRICRIYSLTAAFLSGGLDFLLIICSYVVILYTVFHLPSKDAQLKTLGTCGSHVCVILVAYTPAFFSFLTHRFGRNVAPHIHIFVANIYLLVPPMVNPMIYGIRTKRIRERFFQVLTPHSLKQPT; encoded by the coding sequence ATGTCTTTGTCAAATAATACCAATCTCCATCCCAGGACCTTTCTTCTCCTTGGCATCCCAGGAATGGAGGCCATCCACACATGGATATCAGTGCCCTTCTGCCTTGTTTATCTGAGCGCTCTCCTGGGAAACTTCTCTATTCTATTTGTTATCAAAACGGATTCCAACCTGCATGAGCCCATGTACTTATTCCTCTGTATGCTCTCTGTGGCTGACCTGATCATCTCCACTACTGCTATGCCTAAAATCCTCAGCATTTTTTGGTTCCATGACAGGAAGATCTATTTTGAAGCCTGCCTTGTGCAagtatttctcattcattcactatGCAGCATGGCCTCAGGGTTCATCCTGGCCATGGCCTTTgatcgctatgtggccatctgcaaTCCTCTGAGACATTCCACTCTCCTGACACACAGAGTCATCAAGAATTTGGGACTAGCTATTGTCATTCGTGGGACTCTGCTTTTCAGTCCTCAGCCATTCATGCTCCGGTGGCTTCCCTACTGCAGAACTAATATCATCCCTCACACGTACTGTGAATTCATGGCTCTGATTAAGCTTGCTTGTGCAGAAACCAGGATCTGCAGAATATACAGCCTAACTGCTGCCTTCCTGAGTGGGGGGTTAGATTTCTTATTAATCATATGCTCCTATGTTGTCATCCTTTACACAGTCTTCCACCTGCCATCCAAGGATGCTCAGCTCAAGACCCTGGGCACATGTGGATCCCACGTGTGTGTGATCTTAGTGGCCTATACTCcagcctttttctccttccttactCATAGGTTTGGGCGCAACGTGGCTCCTCATATTCACATCTTTGTGGCAAACATCTACCTCCTTGTTCCCCCCATGGTGAACCCAATGATCTATGGCATAAGAACCAAGAGAATCAGGGAAAGGTTCTTTCAAGTTTTGACTCCTCACAGTCTAAAACAACCAACCTGA
- the LOC134374638 gene encoding olfactory receptor 52D1-like gives MSLSNNTNLHPRTFLLLGIPGMEAIHTWISVPFCLVYLSALLGNFSILFVIRTDSNLHEPMYLFLCMLSVADLIISTTAMPKILSIFWFHDRKIYFEACLVQVFLIHSLCSMASGFILAMAFDRYVAICNPLRHSTLLTHRVIKNLGLAIVIRGALLFSPQPFMLRWLPYCRTNIIPHTYCEFMALIKLACAETRICRIYSLTAAFLSGGLDFLLIICSYVVILYTVFHLPSKAAQLKTLGTCGSHVCVILVAYTPAFFSFLTHRFGRNVAPHIHIFVANIHLLVPPMVNPMIYGIRTKRIRERFLRSLTSQKI, from the coding sequence ATGTCTTTGTCAAATAATACCAATCTCCATCCCAGGACCTTTCTTCTCCTTGGCATCCCAGGAATGGAGGCCATCCACACATGGATATCAGTGCCCTTCTGCCTTGTTTATCTGAGCGCTCTCCTGGGAAACTTCTCTATTCTATTTGTTATCAGAACGGATTCCAACCTGCATGAGCCCATGTACTTATTCCTCTGTATGCTCTCTGTGGCTGACCTGATCATCTCCACTACTGCTATGCCTAAAATCCTCAGCATTTTTTGGTTCCATGACAGGAAGATCTATTTTGAAGCCTGCCTTGTGCAagtatttctcattcattcactatGCAGCATGGCCTCAGGGTTCATCCTGGCCATGGCCTTTgatcgctatgtggccatctgcaaTCCTCTGAGACATTCCACTCTCCTGACACACAGAGTCATCAAGAATTTGGGACTAGCTATTGTCATTCGCGGGGCTCTGCTTTTCAGTCCTCAGCCATTCATGCTCCGGTGGCTTCCCTACTGCAGAACTAATATCATCCCTCACACGTACTGTGAATTCATGGCTCTGATTAAGCTTGCTTGTGCAGAAACCAGGATCTGCAGAATATACAGCCTAACTGCTGCCTTCCTGAGTGGGGGGTTAGATTTCTTATTAATCATATGCTCCTATGTTGTCATCCTTTACACAGTCTTCCACCTGCCATCCAAGGCTGCTCAGCTCAAGACCTTGGGCACATGTGGATCCCACGTGTGTGTGATCTTAGTGGCCTATACTCcggcctttttctccttccttactCATAGGTTTGGGCGCAACGTGGCTCCTCATATTCACATCTTTGTGGCAAACATCCACCTCCTTGTTCCCCCCATGGTGAACCCAATGATCTATGGCATAAGAACCAAGAGAATCAGAGAAAGGTTCCTCCGAAGCTTGACTTCTCAGAAAATCTAA